A window from Rhizosphaericola mali encodes these proteins:
- a CDS encoding carboxymuconolactone decarboxylase family protein: MKSRMNLAALQPEAYKAMLSLEKYLQTVDISPILKELIKLRTSQINGCAFCLDMHSKDAIKLGETSQRIFVLSAWRETNLFSEEEKAAILMTEEITLIQNQGLSESTYQNALKYFSEIQIAQIIMAIITINAWNRIAISTHMEIV, encoded by the coding sequence ATGAAGAGCAGAATGAATCTTGCGGCATTACAGCCCGAAGCTTACAAAGCAATGTTAAGTTTGGAAAAATACTTACAAACGGTTGACATCTCTCCCATTTTGAAGGAATTGATCAAATTAAGAACATCCCAGATCAATGGTTGTGCCTTTTGTTTGGATATGCATTCTAAAGATGCGATCAAATTAGGGGAAACATCTCAACGTATTTTCGTGTTAAGCGCATGGCGCGAAACAAATCTTTTTTCGGAAGAAGAAAAAGCAGCAATCTTAATGACGGAAGAAATTACATTAATTCAAAACCAAGGATTATCCGAATCAACTTATCAAAATGCATTGAAATATTTCAGTGAAATCCAGATCGCGCAAATTATCATGGCAATTATTACAATCAATGCGTGGAATAGAATAGCGATTAGTACACACATGGAGATTGTATAA
- the ftsY gene encoding signal recognition particle-docking protein FtsY: MGFFGNLFGKKEKESLDQGLEKTKEGFFSKITKAIAGKSTVDDEVLDNLEDALITADVGVDTTLEIVKRVEQRVAKDKYVGTSELNKLLQSEIEGILVDHADTSYKNFGIPEGKKPYVILVVGVNGVGKTTTIGKLAHNFKKAGKSVILGAADTFRAAAVDQLVIWSERVGVPIVKQAMGSDPASVAFDTVQSAVAQGADVVIIDTAGRLHNKAYLMDELSKIKRVIQKVIPDAPHDVMLVLDGSTGQNALEQAKQFTAATDVKSLAITKLDGTAKGGVVLAIASQFKIPVKYIGVGEKIDDLIIFDKHEFVDSLFKL, translated from the coding sequence ATGGGATTTTTTGGAAATCTATTCGGGAAAAAAGAAAAGGAAAGTCTTGATCAAGGTTTGGAAAAAACCAAAGAAGGATTTTTCTCAAAAATAACCAAAGCAATAGCAGGTAAAAGTACAGTTGATGACGAGGTACTAGACAACTTAGAAGACGCTTTGATTACTGCTGATGTAGGCGTGGATACGACATTGGAAATTGTAAAACGTGTCGAACAGCGTGTGGCAAAAGACAAATACGTCGGCACCTCCGAATTAAACAAACTTTTACAAAGCGAGATTGAAGGAATTCTTGTAGATCACGCAGATACTTCCTATAAAAACTTTGGAATTCCAGAAGGCAAAAAACCTTATGTAATATTGGTTGTCGGTGTAAATGGTGTGGGTAAAACCACGACAATTGGAAAGCTTGCGCACAATTTTAAAAAAGCTGGCAAAAGCGTTATTCTTGGAGCAGCAGATACCTTTAGAGCTGCGGCAGTGGACCAATTGGTTATTTGGAGTGAAAGAGTTGGCGTTCCTATTGTAAAGCAAGCAATGGGCTCAGATCCAGCTTCAGTGGCTTTCGACACAGTACAAAGTGCTGTTGCACAAGGAGCAGATGTCGTGATTATAGATACAGCTGGTCGTTTGCATAATAAAGCATATTTGATGGACGAATTGAGTAAAATCAAAAGAGTTATTCAAAAAGTTATCCCTGATGCACCACATGATGTCATGTTGGTTTTGGACGGGTCTACCGGTCAAAATGCATTGGAACAAGCCAAACAATTTACAGCAGCAACAGATGTCAAATCTTTGGCAATTACCAAATTGGATGGAACCGCAAAAGGTGGTGTTGTTTTAGCCATAGCAAGTCAATTTAAAATTCCGGTTAAATATATTGGCGTCGGAGAAAAAATTGATGATTTAATCATTTTTGACAAACATGAATTTGTAGATAGTTTATTCAAATTGTAA
- the porV gene encoding type IX secretion system outer membrane channel protein PorV has translation MHHKVWIWSLFTIGFLSITASPLSAQSVNIVSTSVPFLRVSPDARAGAMADAGLALSPDANATFWNSAKSVFAQSNSQLGLTYTPWLKDIAQDVYLVTAAGYTKINDNQAVTGGIRYFNLGQMQLTDASGNLLQNTRPKEFSLEAGFNQKITDVLSAGVTFRYINSNLVSGAINGSNYKAGTAFAGDISIFYNNLNENGAGVTAALTASNLGSKISYTNDAQSKQFIPANLGIGIANTWVLDDLSKFTGTINANHLLVPSYPSYTNSDGSTLTDAQQDAYDKSVADYYSYGVFQSWSKSFSNKAYSMSLGGEYSYNNQFFARAGYYWETKENGNRKYLTAGVGLKYSTFDLSFAYLAPSGSGLNRNPLSNTLRFGVIFDLASIANNN, from the coding sequence ATGCATCATAAGGTTTGGATTTGGAGTCTTTTTACTATAGGTTTTCTATCGATCACAGCTTCGCCATTAAGTGCACAATCCGTAAATATTGTAAGTACCTCAGTTCCATTCCTCCGTGTATCTCCAGATGCTAGAGCTGGCGCAATGGCTGATGCAGGCTTAGCCTTAAGCCCTGATGCAAATGCAACATTTTGGAATTCTGCGAAGTCTGTATTTGCTCAATCTAATTCTCAATTGGGATTAACTTATACACCTTGGTTAAAAGATATAGCTCAAGACGTATACTTAGTTACCGCTGCAGGTTATACCAAGATTAATGACAACCAAGCTGTAACAGGAGGTATTCGTTATTTTAATTTGGGACAAATGCAACTTACGGATGCATCGGGCAATTTATTACAAAATACACGACCAAAAGAATTCTCCCTAGAAGCCGGCTTCAACCAAAAAATCACGGACGTCTTAAGTGCTGGCGTTACATTTAGATATATAAATTCTAATTTAGTTTCTGGAGCAATCAACGGATCTAATTACAAGGCAGGAACAGCATTTGCAGGTGATATTTCCATATTTTACAACAATTTGAATGAAAACGGAGCAGGTGTTACTGCTGCATTAACCGCATCTAATCTTGGTTCGAAAATTTCCTATACAAATGATGCTCAATCTAAGCAGTTTATACCTGCGAACTTGGGTATTGGTATTGCGAATACATGGGTATTAGATGATCTTAGCAAATTTACTGGAACTATCAATGCCAATCACTTACTTGTACCATCTTATCCATCCTACACCAATTCTGATGGTAGTACTTTAACAGATGCTCAACAAGACGCTTACGACAAATCGGTGGCAGACTACTATAGCTATGGAGTGTTTCAAAGTTGGAGCAAATCCTTTAGTAATAAAGCATACAGCATGAGTCTTGGTGGAGAATATTCTTATAATAATCAATTCTTTGCAAGAGCAGGTTATTATTGGGAAACAAAAGAAAATGGTAATCGTAAATATCTTACTGCTGGTGTAGGTTTGAAATACAGTACATTTGATTTAAGTTTTGCATACTTAGCACCATCAGGAAGTGGACTAAATAGAAATCCACTCTCGAACACCTTACGTTTTGGAGTAATATTTGATTTAGCGTCTATTGCAAATAATAACTAA
- a CDS encoding bifunctional alpha,alpha-trehalose-phosphate synthase (UDP-forming)/trehalose-phosphatase: MSKAIIISNRLPIKIVTKKNKNTLHHSEGGLATGLESVFKKSNDNIWVGWPGMVVKDTDAQLDIENQLAEMHLKPIFLSKKQVDGFYLGFSNATLWPIFHYATNYARYNDADWKIYQEVNEKFAEVIIPLVEDGDTIWIHDYHLLLLPRLIKEKCKNVSIGFFQHIPFPSFEIFRLIPWRKQLLDGMLGADLLGFHTIDDVNHFIDSASRLLDTTINSNVIFYKGEISSVDAFPMGIDFEKFNSKLPKLQATQKDVANLKRQFGDTKIVLSIDRLDYSKGILPRIHAFEQFLQKHSEYKGKVTLFMIVVPSRDSIYRYKELKDEIDKVVGDINARFRTLDWRPIEYFYQSFPVEYLSALYQMSDICLVTPMRDGMNLVCKEYVASRNEEDGVLILSEMAGSSRELGDALIVNPNDIGQIEEAIVAAIKMSPKEQQIRMVKMRQIIEKFNIVHWVKIFMEKLREVKKLQTSFKTKSIAENMERLRARYANAQKRVLFFDYDGTLVGFNSNIEKTYPDKELFDILEKITNDPKNKVVIISGRNHETLEKWFGKMNMDLIGEHGVWFKIGTSQPWETINGLNNEWKKTVLPVIETITDKTPGSFIEDKSHSLVWHYRNADNELGKLRANEIMNDLNFIIRNKGLQFMYGDKVVEIKSAEINKGKAIQRWLDLTNYQPDFVFAIGDDVTDEDMFRTLSEDDRITVKVGQKFSKAKYYVEQQKDVRKLLKDMVSL, from the coding sequence ATGAGTAAAGCGATAATTATTTCCAATAGATTACCGATCAAAATAGTTACAAAAAAAAATAAGAATACACTACATCATAGCGAAGGCGGTTTGGCTACAGGTTTAGAATCTGTTTTCAAAAAAAGTAATGATAATATATGGGTAGGATGGCCTGGAATGGTTGTCAAAGACACAGATGCACAACTGGATATTGAAAACCAGTTAGCTGAAATGCATTTAAAACCCATATTTCTTTCCAAAAAACAAGTAGATGGATTTTATTTGGGATTTTCCAATGCCACACTTTGGCCGATATTTCACTATGCCACTAATTATGCGCGCTACAATGATGCAGATTGGAAAATTTATCAAGAGGTAAATGAAAAATTTGCAGAAGTAATTATTCCATTAGTGGAAGACGGCGATACCATTTGGATACATGATTATCATTTATTGTTATTGCCGCGTTTAATCAAGGAGAAATGTAAAAATGTATCGATAGGTTTTTTTCAACATATTCCTTTTCCTTCTTTTGAAATATTTAGACTGATTCCTTGGCGTAAGCAATTATTGGATGGCATGCTAGGTGCTGATTTGTTAGGATTTCATACGATTGATGATGTCAATCATTTTATTGATAGCGCTTCTCGATTATTAGATACGACGATTAATTCCAATGTGATTTTTTATAAAGGCGAAATTAGTTCTGTTGATGCTTTTCCAATGGGGATTGATTTTGAAAAATTCAATTCTAAACTTCCCAAATTACAAGCTACGCAAAAAGATGTTGCTAATTTAAAAAGGCAATTTGGTGATACGAAAATTGTCTTGTCGATTGATCGATTGGATTATAGCAAAGGCATTTTGCCAAGAATACATGCATTCGAACAATTTCTACAAAAACATTCAGAATATAAAGGCAAGGTTACTTTGTTTATGATAGTAGTGCCTTCTCGTGATTCAATATATAGATATAAGGAATTGAAAGATGAAATTGATAAAGTTGTAGGTGATATTAACGCCCGATTCCGTACTTTGGATTGGCGTCCGATAGAATATTTTTATCAATCTTTTCCTGTGGAATATTTGTCTGCATTATACCAAATGTCCGATATATGTCTGGTGACACCAATGCGTGACGGGATGAATTTGGTTTGTAAAGAATATGTTGCTAGTAGAAATGAAGAAGATGGCGTTTTAATTTTGAGTGAAATGGCAGGTTCTTCTAGGGAATTAGGCGACGCTTTAATTGTTAATCCAAATGATATTGGGCAAATAGAAGAGGCAATAGTTGCAGCTATCAAAATGTCCCCCAAAGAACAACAAATACGCATGGTCAAAATGCGTCAAATAATTGAAAAATTCAATATTGTTCATTGGGTTAAAATATTCATGGAAAAATTGAGAGAAGTAAAAAAATTACAAACGTCTTTCAAAACAAAAAGTATTGCAGAAAATATGGAACGTTTGCGTGCTCGTTATGCGAATGCCCAAAAGCGTGTTTTATTTTTTGATTATGACGGTACTTTAGTTGGCTTTAATTCCAATATAGAAAAGACTTATCCAGATAAAGAGCTTTTTGATATCTTGGAAAAAATAACTAATGATCCAAAAAATAAAGTAGTGATTATCAGTGGAAGAAATCATGAAACTTTGGAAAAATGGTTTGGAAAAATGAACATGGACTTAATTGGAGAGCATGGTGTTTGGTTCAAAATTGGAACAAGTCAACCTTGGGAAACAATTAATGGATTAAATAATGAGTGGAAGAAGACTGTATTGCCTGTAATCGAAACAATTACAGATAAAACACCGGGTTCTTTTATTGAAGATAAAAGCCATTCATTGGTTTGGCATTATAGGAATGCTGATAATGAATTAGGTAAATTGCGAGCTAATGAAATAATGAATGATTTGAATTTTATTATTAGAAATAAAGGGTTGCAATTTATGTATGGCGATAAAGTAGTCGAGATAAAAAGTGCTGAAATAAATAAAGGGAAGGCAATACAGCGATGGTTGGATCTGACAAATTACCAACCTGATTTTGTATTTGCAATTGGAGATGATGTTACAGATGAAGATATGTTTAGAACTCTGTCAGAAGATGATCGGATAACAGTGAAAGTAGGACAAAAATTTTCTAAAGCTAAATATTACGTTGAACAACAAAAAGATGTACGTAAACTCCTAAAAGATATGGTCTCCTTGTAA
- the pyrE gene encoding orotate phosphoribosyltransferase, with product MSLTSEKVIAEKLLQAGAVKLSVDKPFEWASGWHSPIYCDNRKVLSFPFIRDFIKSEMCDVIFELYPEAEVLAGVATAGIPWGAMAADQLKLPYIYVRPKPKAHGLGNQIEGVFEKGQKVIVIEDLISTGKSSLEVVEVLRKEGVEVIGMVSIFNYGFQTAVDNFAQANVPYKSLTNYNALIELALENGTIPAEAKETLHQWRENPSEWGK from the coding sequence ATGTCCCTAACAAGCGAAAAAGTCATCGCCGAAAAATTATTACAGGCTGGCGCAGTAAAATTAAGTGTAGACAAACCATTTGAATGGGCTAGCGGTTGGCATAGTCCGATCTATTGTGATAATAGGAAAGTACTCTCCTTTCCGTTCATCAGAGATTTTATCAAAAGTGAAATGTGTGATGTAATTTTCGAATTATATCCAGAAGCGGAAGTATTGGCAGGAGTGGCTACAGCGGGTATTCCTTGGGGAGCGATGGCTGCGGATCAATTGAAATTACCTTATATATATGTACGTCCAAAACCGAAAGCTCATGGATTGGGTAATCAAATTGAAGGCGTATTTGAAAAAGGTCAGAAAGTAATCGTCATTGAAGATTTAATTTCTACAGGGAAAAGTAGTTTGGAAGTAGTCGAAGTATTGAGAAAAGAAGGCGTAGAAGTCATTGGCATGGTTTCTATTTTCAATTATGGATTTCAAACTGCAGTAGATAATTTTGCGCAAGCAAATGTTCCCTATAAATCACTGACCAATTATAATGCATTGATTGAATTGGCGTTGGAAAATGGTACAATTCCTGCTGAAGCAAAAGAAACTTTGCACCAATGGAGAGAAAATCCATCTGAATGGGGCAAATAA
- a CDS encoding NUDIX hydrolase, whose protein sequence is MDKPKIIAAGGLLLNSKNELLMIFRLGYWDLPKGKWEEGETIEECAVREVEEETNIHQIQLKELVGLTYHEYFNKYTNEDVIKETHWFKMYVDGTPGATPQTSEDITKAEWIPIDQIKSKLENTYPTIKEILGNAGLI, encoded by the coding sequence ATGGACAAACCAAAGATTATCGCCGCAGGTGGATTACTTTTAAACAGTAAAAATGAATTGTTGATGATTTTCCGATTGGGATATTGGGATTTACCTAAAGGGAAATGGGAAGAAGGCGAAACGATAGAGGAATGTGCGGTACGTGAAGTGGAAGAAGAAACAAATATTCATCAAATACAATTAAAAGAATTGGTGGGTCTTACTTATCATGAATATTTCAATAAATATACCAATGAAGATGTAATTAAAGAAACACATTGGTTCAAAATGTATGTTGATGGTACGCCAGGCGCTACTCCGCAAACGAGCGAAGATATTACAAAGGCAGAATGGATTCCAATAGATCAAATAAAATCAAAATTGGAAAATACTTATCCAACAATTAAAGAAATATTGGGAAATGCCGGCTTAATTTAG
- a CDS encoding quinone-dependent dihydroorotate dehydrogenase, whose product MIYPIARNLLFKFSPEKAHHISMSALQSICGIGALKSIVRNQFSYNHTDLNQKLWGLDFRNPVGLAAGFDKNALYLRELEALGFGYMEIGTVTPKAQPGNPAPRLFRLPQDKALINRMGFNNDGVEAANSRVAKWKDVGNNAMIIGGNIGKNKVTPNEEAYKDYEICFNVLFDNVDYFVVNVSSPNTPGLRELQEKSALSKIMLDLQNINQGKKNPRPLFLKIAPDLTESQLDDIIEIAQTSKLSGLVATNTTIDRSNLTTNINEVNAIGAGGLSGKPVQNKSTEILDYLYKNLSKDISILASGGIFTGQDAKEKLDKGAKLVQIWTGFIYEGPAIVKKICTYLSQNK is encoded by the coding sequence ATGATTTATCCCATTGCAAGGAATTTACTTTTTAAATTTTCTCCAGAAAAAGCGCATCACATTAGCATGTCCGCATTACAATCGATTTGCGGAATTGGCGCTTTAAAGTCAATCGTTCGTAATCAGTTTTCTTATAATCATACTGATTTGAATCAAAAATTGTGGGGATTAGATTTTAGAAATCCGGTGGGTTTGGCGGCTGGTTTTGATAAAAATGCGTTGTACTTACGTGAGTTGGAAGCTTTGGGATTTGGGTATATGGAAATTGGTACGGTTACACCTAAAGCGCAACCGGGAAATCCTGCACCAAGATTGTTCCGATTACCTCAAGATAAAGCTTTGATTAATCGTATGGGTTTTAACAACGATGGCGTAGAAGCTGCAAATAGTCGTGTGGCAAAATGGAAAGATGTGGGGAATAATGCCATGATTATAGGTGGAAATATTGGGAAAAATAAAGTTACGCCTAATGAAGAAGCGTATAAAGATTATGAGATTTGTTTCAATGTTTTATTTGATAATGTAGATTATTTTGTAGTCAATGTTAGCTCACCCAATACACCTGGTTTGCGTGAATTGCAAGAAAAATCTGCGCTTTCAAAGATTATGCTGGACTTGCAGAACATCAATCAAGGAAAGAAAAATCCTCGTCCATTGTTTTTAAAAATTGCACCAGATTTAACTGAAAGTCAATTGGATGATATTATAGAAATTGCGCAAACATCGAAGCTTTCTGGTTTGGTAGCGACTAATACAACGATCGATAGAAGCAATTTAACTACAAATATTAATGAGGTCAATGCCATCGGCGCTGGTGGATTGAGTGGCAAACCAGTACAAAATAAATCGACAGAAATATTGGATTATTTGTATAAAAATTTATCTAAAGATATTTCTATATTGGCTAGTGGTGGCATTTTTACAGGACAAGATGCTAAAGAAAAGCTAGACAAAGGTGCAAAACTCGTTCAGATTTGGACAGGCTTTATCTATGAAGGACCTGCAATTGTGAAAAAAATATGCACATATTTATCCCAAAATAAATAG
- a CDS encoding carbamoyl phosphate synthase preATP-grasp domain-containing protein has translation MSNTISSNESIPSSKKKIIVLGSGPNRIGQGIEFDYCCVHGLLAIKESGYEAIMVNCNPETVSTDFDIADKLYFEPVFWENIKEIIDLEKPEGVIVQLGGQTALKLAKNLTEYGVKIIGTSFDNMDIAEDRGRFSDLLKELEIPYPEYGSAFTADEAIEVANKVGYPVLVRPSYVLGGQKMKIVLNDEDLETAVVDLLNFIPGNHILIDHFLERCQEAEIDAIYDGESFCIMGSMEHIEPAGIHSGDSNSVLPAFNLTPLELDTMAIYAEKIAKALNIQGLINIQYAIKDGKVYVIEANPRASRTTPFISKAYQVPFLNIATKVMLGSAKIKDFKIERKLEGFAIKEPVFSFNKFPKVNKELGPEMKSTGEAIRFIKDLRDPYFRTLVRERSMLLS, from the coding sequence ATGAGCAATACTATCTCCTCCAACGAATCAATCCCGTCTTCTAAGAAAAAAATTATTGTTTTAGGCAGTGGCCCTAATAGAATCGGTCAAGGTATCGAATTTGATTATTGTTGCGTACATGGACTTTTAGCAATAAAAGAAAGTGGTTATGAAGCAATTATGGTCAATTGTAATCCTGAAACCGTGTCTACAGATTTTGATATCGCAGATAAATTATATTTCGAACCAGTATTTTGGGAAAATATTAAAGAAATCATTGATTTAGAAAAGCCAGAAGGTGTAATCGTACAATTAGGTGGTCAAACTGCCTTGAAATTGGCGAAAAATCTTACCGAATATGGTGTAAAAATCATTGGAACCTCTTTTGATAATATGGATATCGCAGAAGATAGAGGTCGTTTCAGTGATTTATTGAAAGAATTAGAAATTCCTTATCCTGAATATGGTTCTGCATTCACAGCAGATGAAGCAATCGAAGTTGCCAATAAAGTAGGTTATCCAGTTTTGGTACGTCCTAGTTACGTATTAGGTGGTCAAAAAATGAAAATCGTTTTAAACGATGAAGATTTGGAAACTGCGGTAGTAGATTTGTTGAATTTCATCCCTGGTAATCATATTTTGATTGACCATTTCTTGGAAAGATGTCAAGAAGCGGAAATTGATGCTATCTATGATGGCGAAAGTTTTTGCATTATGGGATCGATGGAGCATATAGAACCAGCAGGTATTCACTCTGGGGATAGTAACTCTGTATTACCTGCTTTTAATCTAACTCCGTTGGAATTAGATACAATGGCTATATATGCAGAAAAAATAGCTAAAGCTTTGAACATTCAAGGTTTGATCAATATTCAATACGCTATTAAAGATGGCAAAGTTTACGTAATCGAAGCCAATCCAAGAGCGTCTCGTACAACTCCATTTATTTCAAAAGCATATCAAGTTCCTTTCTTAAACATTGCGACTAAAGTAATGTTAGGTTCTGCGAAAATTAAAGATTTCAAAATTGAAAGAAAATTAGAAGGATTTGCTATCAAAGAACCTGTATTCAGTTTCAACAAATTCCCTAAAGTAAATAAGGAATTAGGACCTGAAATGAAAAGTACAGGAGAGGCTATCCGCTTTATTAAAGATCTAAGAGATCCATATTTTAGAACTTTAGTAAGAGAAAGAAGTATGTTATTGAGCTAG
- the ispF gene encoding 2-C-methyl-D-erythritol 2,4-cyclodiphosphate synthase, with product MNLRIGQGIDYHRLVEGRDLWLGGIKIPHTKGALGHSDADVLLHAICDALLGALSLGDIGVHFPDTSNEFKDIDSKILLKKTYDLITEKGWKVNNVDATLLLEKPKIKKFVPQMQDTISKILQIDLDAVSIKATTAEQLGFIGKEEGVVAQAVTLLVKD from the coding sequence ATGAATTTAAGAATAGGACAAGGAATAGATTATCATCGTCTAGTTGAAGGTCGCGATTTATGGTTGGGTGGCATCAAAATACCTCACACCAAAGGTGCATTGGGGCATAGCGATGCAGATGTCCTTTTACATGCGATCTGTGACGCACTTTTAGGTGCTCTATCATTGGGAGATATTGGTGTTCATTTTCCAGATACATCCAACGAGTTTAAAGATATTGACAGTAAAATTCTTTTGAAAAAAACATATGATTTAATTACTGAAAAAGGTTGGAAGGTCAATAATGTCGATGCAACATTACTTTTGGAAAAGCCAAAAATCAAGAAATTCGTACCGCAAATGCAAGACACAATTAGCAAAATATTGCAAATTGACCTCGATGCGGTTTCTATAAAAGCGACAACTGCAGAGCAATTGGGCTTTATTGGAAAAGAAGAAGGCGTCGTAGCTCAGGCTGTTACACTCCTTGTAAAAGATTAA
- a CDS encoding RtcB family protein: MGSIKPKKLSQIGFTDNTIKSQILGIISKNYKHSDDTTIENILKSILENPIKFQSNIIWKNVAKKLVGEEETKNFNDYKLEPQPLPYAIYGKKDIDTLAIQQMDTSMRLPISVKGALMPDAHAGYGLPIGGVLATKNVVIPYAVGLDIGCRMALTIIDANDRYLDQNHFSIKNAIKYNTHFGMNGTIGIRQEHPILEDPRFQNSDLLKKLFPKAVYQLGTSGSGNHFVEMGIVELEENNLLNLPANKYLALLSHSGSRALGANIAKHYTDIAMDICRLPKPAQPFAWLDLDSEPGQMYWTAMSLAGDYAKACHDRIHENILHELGLHSLAKIENHHNFAWKEKLENGEEIIIHRKGATPAHQGELGIIPSNMMEIAYIVSGKGNQDALNSASHGAGRWMSRQRTKESLTVSDLNKRLRQAYITLIGGSVEEHPFAYKNIQTVMEAQKSLVNIEGKFYPKIVKMNKE, from the coding sequence ATGGGCAGTATAAAACCAAAAAAATTAAGCCAAATAGGCTTTACTGACAATACTATAAAAAGTCAAATACTCGGAATCATTTCTAAAAACTATAAACATTCCGACGATACAACTATAGAAAATATTTTAAAATCAATATTAGAAAATCCAATAAAATTTCAATCAAATATCATTTGGAAAAATGTAGCGAAGAAACTTGTGGGGGAAGAAGAAACGAAGAACTTCAACGATTATAAATTAGAGCCTCAGCCCCTTCCCTACGCTATTTATGGAAAGAAAGACATCGATACTTTGGCAATCCAACAAATGGATACAAGTATGCGCTTACCAATTTCAGTTAAAGGTGCGTTGATGCCTGATGCGCATGCAGGATATGGACTTCCTATAGGAGGCGTTCTTGCCACAAAAAATGTTGTGATACCCTATGCCGTTGGGTTGGATATTGGATGTCGTATGGCTTTAACCATTATAGACGCCAATGACAGATATTTGGATCAAAATCATTTTTCAATAAAAAATGCAATAAAATACAACACGCACTTTGGTATGAATGGGACGATTGGAATTCGTCAGGAGCATCCAATATTAGAAGATCCTAGATTTCAGAATTCTGATTTGCTTAAAAAATTATTTCCTAAAGCAGTATATCAATTAGGAACTTCTGGCAGCGGCAATCATTTTGTTGAAATGGGAATTGTCGAACTAGAAGAAAATAATTTATTGAACCTTCCAGCCAATAAATATCTGGCGCTTTTAAGTCATTCTGGGAGTCGGGCATTAGGAGCTAATATAGCAAAACACTACACAGATATAGCAATGGATATTTGTCGATTACCCAAGCCAGCACAGCCGTTTGCATGGTTAGATTTGGATAGCGAACCTGGTCAAATGTATTGGACTGCGATGTCGCTTGCTGGAGATTATGCGAAAGCATGCCATGACCGAATTCATGAAAATATCTTACATGAACTTGGTTTACATAGTTTGGCTAAAATAGAAAACCATCACAATTTCGCATGGAAAGAAAAACTAGAAAATGGTGAAGAGATTATAATTCATCGAAAAGGTGCTACACCTGCACATCAAGGTGAATTGGGAATCATCCCTAGCAATATGATGGAAATCGCATATATAGTTAGTGGCAAGGGAAATCAAGATGCCTTAAACTCTGCATCTCACGGCGCTGGTCGTTGGATGAGTCGACAAAGAACGAAAGAATCTTTAACAGTTTCGGATTTGAATAAAAGACTCAGACAAGCGTACATTACATTGATCGGAGGTTCTGTAGAGGAACATCCTTTTGCGTATAAAAACATACAAACAGTTATGGAAGCACAAAAAAGTCTAGTCAATATTGAAGGTAAATTTTATCCTAAAATTGTAAAAATGAACAAAGAGTAA
- the nrdI gene encoding class Ib ribonucleoside-diphosphate reductase assembly flavoprotein NrdI — MIIYFDSLTGNTKRFVEKVKKERPDWTIQKISSNLQINQKGHLITYTIGIGNIPISTTQFVKKNKDFLLSVSSTGNRNWGDNFGLAADKLSKHYNLPIAFKLELSGTNADVKSYIEILEKLGE, encoded by the coding sequence ATGATCATTTATTTTGATAGTTTGACAGGAAATACGAAAAGATTTGTAGAAAAAGTTAAGAAAGAAAGACCAGATTGGACGATACAAAAAATCAGCAGCAATCTTCAAATAAATCAAAAAGGCCATCTCATAACTTACACAATCGGCATTGGAAATATTCCTATTTCTACAACGCAATTCGTAAAAAAAAATAAAGATTTTTTATTATCAGTTTCCTCAACTGGAAATCGCAATTGGGGAGATAATTTTGGATTAGCAGCAGATAAATTATCCAAACACTATAACTTACCTATTGCGTTCAAACTAGAGTTAAGCGGCACGAATGCAGATGTAAAAAGTTACATAGAAATACTAGAAAAATTAGGTGAATAA